From Lucilia cuprina isolate Lc7/37 chromosome 4, ASM2204524v1, whole genome shotgun sequence:
GATTTACTAGGCCACAATTAAATTATCGCatttcaataacaataaaaccaacaaacaaacaaacaaataaatacgtTGAACGATTGTCAGCACTCGTACAAACATCGGGTTAAAAGTGTACTTATTCCTTGGTAAATAATGGAATCTTGTTTTGCCTTTAGTTTATTGTGTACGAGGTGTTTTAATCTCCAAGCTATTTTTTCTATGtgcaattttgtttacattaaaggTGTGTGGGAAATAcaaataggaaatttttttgatcaaattaaaatttaaaatggaaataTCTTGTAGATTCAATAATCAAATGTAATCACGGATTGtaatgttataaattgtataaattatttgatATACTTAGTTACTGCTTGCCCGTTAGTATTTGTCGAGACAACATTAAAACGattgatttttaattgaaatattccCCTTTGACATGATCATCTTATTCGATCTTTcttgatattttgaattttagttcaattttgatattgaaatgttttttaaatacgaATGCTGTAATTTTTCCCTAAGAACATATGTAAGTGTATAAccgttttatataaatacatattgtacattacatatatatttttaaatttacatatatttccAATAATGCTGATCTTGTCAGTCATTAATACACAGCGACCAATAACtcatataatatacatatgtatgtggttCGACAAATAAAATCGTAAATAGGGTTCAGGCCAGATTCGGATTCGGTGTAGCTCAATTGCAAAATATGAGACACTTTAATTTTCTGtggtttttgtttaacattctAAAACATTGAGgaatagtatatatgtatgtattaaccGTAAGCCATTTTACTTTGCATGAACAGGAGCTCTCAccgtttttgtattttttacatatagTAATAATTCATCAACATAGTAAACATTAcataaaatagtaataattcTATTAACAAAGTCATCGTATCGtaacaatttgttgttattttaaaacgaAGAGTAGAatatgaaactaaaaaaattggattCGAAATAAAATGTCGAAGAGGGATTTTGAAGTTAGAATGACCCTTTCAAAATCTAGAGAAGTACTATATTCTCGTCTTTAAGCTAGTAAGTAACATATCGTAATGAATTTAGGTATCTCATTTAACGTGCACACCTGAAATTATCTGATTTCACTGCACTTGGTAAGTAAAGAGGCTGCTTTCGAGGCTGATTAGAACATGAACTTCATCGAAAACGAAGTTGTCCGATTATTAGTAATGGTCAGCATTAtgacattttcaatattttttaagatattataaataatgaaaattttcgtcCTAGATAACTCTTTGAAATTACTTTGtaataagtagttatttactaattttttttattaaattggctTATAGATTGTCATTATTAACAGGCTATGTGAATTAGTGGGTTAAATTAAGTACAAATATGTTAAGGAACAAGGACCGCCCCCTTTCGTTTATCAACTGCGAATGAAAATAAAGTACAAGTATTTGTTGCTGTATAAGGGATGAAAATCCTTATTGGAGTATGAGTGTTAAGTGTTTTTATTCTTGTtggaatataaaatttatgtaattgtATAAAAGCCAGAGTATACCCATGAGATGCtgttatttcttaataaatccTATTAGAGTGCGGTTgataatttaatagaaatatttaaatttaaaattgtgaaatctttttaaataatttaaattaaatatgtcgCGTAATCAATTGCCAGATTCATCATCATCTCCTCCAATAAGGTTTGTAACTTCAGAACAAATTAAATCGGGActcactttaaaataatttgctaaatttgaaaaactaaattgcaaaatattggAGTTGTATGCACGTTGATTTACGacaatatatttgtattaatgaTATGCAATTTAACTAAAAGTGATTTAagaaattgtgtaaataataGTTAAAAAACTATATTCCAAAAAgataataacacaaaaaatatataaataatattatgcaaaatacatattatttcaatttataaaaaaattaaaaacctgtctttcaaataaagcttttcaaataattttttaaacaaaattatgaacgttttatacattttgttaatatgtacaattttaataaaaactaaaataattaaaaagtctgaaaatttacaaaatgtatacagttaaatattttattaaattaaactaattccaaattaataaaaatttaaacaaagtttagctcatattttttaaaaaatattaaatttctaaattgaAGAGTTTTCAATAAATCGATTCCctattaaaaatgtcaaaaatcagattattttaaactaaaacctCGAAATCCGACAAAtgtttactaaaaaatataggttcaaataattgtgtttttttaatttgatctcATTGCAGCCATTTGTCTTTTCATAATTTTGATGATGACATGATAAATGAATTGCCATCATGTGTATATGCGGGTGGTACTGCCGTCGGAAGTGGAAGTGGCAATTTACGGATGAGTTCAAACTTTAGACagatacaacaacaatatatgcAACAAGGAAATGGTAAGAATTTGATTCCACAGAATAAGTTTATctgaatttgtaaaatatatcaATAGCTTTGGAAATAGAAacaattgaagaaaaaatcTGCCGGAACTACATATCGATGACTCCAAACTAAAACGTTCTGTGTTCTTAGATCTTTGTATTGggtatatttatgaaaaaatcgaAAGCCAAAGCAGCTAGTgctttatactttattttaattgtaattaaaattttttaaataaataaaataatatttatgaaaaggCATTCGGTATTGAATGCCCTCATCTAAAAACGCAAATAACGACAAATTTTACTTGATCATGTATGCGATAATTCGGCCCCagtaatataattttcccaTATTTTGGATCTagatactttttatacaaattaaattttatcggGGAATAAATTACGGATTTCGataacaacatttaaaacaaaatttttatatatttggaaaaattaGCTCCAATTCTTAGATATTTATATTGACCACATAAACTTAAATGAAActcatttataaatatacattttctttgCAGAAAATATGTTAGACTCTTCAACAAATATTGGTCTAAACAGCAATAAGAACAACAATTCATCTTTAATATGTGGCAGTCCAAATGCAGGTAGCAGTTCATACAATTCTGTCCCATATAAAATACAAAGACAACAGGCAAACGTACGTGAGCGGAAAAGGATCCAGAGGTCGGCACCAACTGGGTACAAACTatgatttcattatta
This genomic window contains:
- the LOC111690192 gene encoding achaete-scute homolog 1 isoform X1, with the protein product MSRNQLPDSSSSPPISHLSFHNFDDDMINELPSCVYAGGTAVGSGSGNLRMSSNFRQIQQQYMQQGNENMLDSSTNIGLNSNKNNNSSLICGSPNAGSSSYNSVPYKIQRQQANVRERKRIQRSAPTGSINSAFDELRVHVPTFPYEKRLSKIDTLRLAIAYISLLREVLQSDYDPLTYVEKCLRGEIKADRANWNTSDLTARLSWINWENLGVHPGRRTLLTSLALSSEPMCGTHCGAP
- the LOC111690192 gene encoding achaete-scute homolog 1 isoform X2, which encodes MSRNQLPDSSSSPPISHLSFHNFDDDMINELPSCVYAGGTAVGSGSGNLRMSSNFRQIQQQYMQQGNENMLDSSTNIGLNSNKNNNSSLICGSPNAGSSSYNSVPYKIQRQQANVRERKRIQSSINSAFDELRVHVPTFPYEKRLSKIDTLRLAIAYISLLREVLQSDYDPLTYVEKCLRGEIKADRANWNTSDLTARLSWINWENLGVHPGRRTLLTSLALSSEPMCGTHCGAP